Proteins encoded together in one Penicillium digitatum chromosome 1, complete sequence window:
- a CDS encoding Dihydroorotase, homodimeric type: MPLSKLQGAKLSASADFHVHLRDGPMMELVTPTIRQGGVNTVFVMPNLVPPITTVDRALDYQRRLQALEPNVKFLMSLYLHETVTPETIIEAKKRGISGVKSYPAGVTTNSSSGVVDYTQFYPVFEEMERQNMILNLHGESPSGGDVTVLSAEERFLPKLFELHSKFPKLRIVLEHCTTAAAVEAVKKCGPTVSGTITAHHLSIIIDSWAGDPFCFCKPVAKTPADRDALLRAAVSGNPKFFFGSDSAPHPAASKRGGEKIAAGVFTQPYTTQVVIDAFEQACDNGILKEHEITPEIVECFMSKFGRAFYGLPEEKNEFITIERKGEKISEILQSDKIDVVPFRKTQETWSITWS, from the exons ATGCCTCTTTCCAAGCTGCAGGGAGCAAAGCTCTCCGCCTCGGCCGACTTCCATG TCCATCTTCGCGATGGTCCAATGATGGAGTTGGTGACTCCCACTATCCGACAGGGAGGTGTGAACACCGTTTTTGTTATG CCCAACCTTGTGCCACCTATCACAACCGTCGACCGTGCTCTAGACTACCAGAGGCGCCTCCAAGCCCTCGAGCCGAATGTCAAATTCCTTATGTCGCTGTACCTCCACGAGACTGTGACCCCGGAGACCATCATTGAAGCCAAGAAGCGGGGCATCAGTGGTGTCAAGAGCTACCCGGCCGGTGTGACGACCAACTCCTCTTCCGGCGTGGTTGACTACACGCAGTTCTACCCTGTCTTCGAGGAGATGGAGCGACAAAACATGATTCTGAACCTGCACGGAGAAAGTCCCTCCGGGGGCGATGTGACAGTGTTGTCCGCGGAAGAGCGATTCCTTCCCAAGCTCTTTGAGCTGCACTCCAAATTCCCCAAGCTGCGCATAGTTTTGGAGCACTGCACCACTGCTGCGGCTGTGGAGGCAGTAAAGAAGTGTGGTCCAACGGTTTCTGGTACCATCACAGCTCATCACCTATCAATTATCATCGATTCGTGGGCCGGCGACCCATTCTGCTTCTGCAAGCCCGTCGCAAAGACCCCGGCCGACCGTGATGCCCTTCTCCGTGCTGCTGTCTCAGGAAACCCGAAGTTCTTCTTTGGCTCGGACAGCGCCCCGCACCCGGCGGCATCCAAGCGTGGTGGCGAGAAGATCGCTGCCGGCGTCTTCACCCAACCATACACCACTCAAGTTGTGATCGATGCCTTTGAGCAGGCCTGTGATAATGGTATCCTCAAGGAGCACGAGATCACGCCAGAGATTGTCGAGTGTTTCATGAGCAAGTTCGGGCGGGCCTTCTATGGCCTCCCGGAGGAGAAAAATGAATTCATCACCATTGAGAGGAAAGGCGAAAAGATCTCGGAGATCCTTCAGTCAGACAAGATTGACGTGGTCCCCTTTAGAAAGACCCAGGAGACATGGAGCATCACTTGGTCTTAG
- a CDS encoding MIND kinetochore complex component Mtw1, putative: MDDATTSLLTEHFSYTPLSLIDDIINSINNLIYQAISSLESGLLNTPPERLGFSHDSSGPSIAETDEDGNVVYPEAKLEIENGLHQLETLLEANVDKAFDKFEIYVLRNILTVPGDLLSWVRLKHYEGLYFGSSPDTPTPETIHGQRKKLIETKKLNRSLKEERARNDAVISQLQSILSAVETAKADGVSKTAENKSVDLSFLTSTPAARQLRVGVDTGPNAKPTPLTTNTTFILSQLPALQTTLEQLRPKLAALPNSTVSMETKSKRDERKEYIESRIRLHLERAGQLAMGDDGSPVVAGRRIDIREAHALESVANMLTQDKSV; encoded by the exons ATGGATGATGCGACGACCTCCTTGCTCACTGAACACTTCAGTTACACACCCTTG TCTCTCATAGATGATATTATCAACTCGATCAACAACTTGATCTATCAAGCGATCTCTAGCTTGGAGTCCGGACTCCTGAATACGCCGCCTGAACGGCTTGGCTTCTCCCATGACAGCAGTGGTCCCAGCATCGCGGAAACAGACGAGGATGGCAATGTGGTTTATCCCGAGGCGAAGCTAGAGATTGAGAATGGACTGCATCAGCTGGAGACGCTGCTAGAAGCTAATGTTGATAAAGCCTTCGATAAATTCGAGATTTACGTCCTTCGCAACATTCTCACCGTGCCCGGAGACCTGCTCTCTTGGGTGCGGCTGAAGCATTACGAG GGTCTCTATTTTGGATCTTCGCCAGACACGCCGACGCCAGAAACAATCCATGGGCAACGCAAGAAGTTGATCGAGACGAAGAAATTAAACCGGTCCTTGAAAGAAGAACGCGCTCGAAATGACGCGGTAATCTCGCAGCTGCAATCTATCCTCTCGGCAGTGGAAACAGCGAAGGCAGATGGTGTGTCTAAGACGGCCGAAAACAAATCCGTCGACTTGTCCTTTTTGACCTCTACCCCAGCTGCACGCCAGCTTCGTGTTGGAGTTGATACTGGGCCAAATGCCAAACCCACTCCTCTTACAACCAACACTACTTTCATTCTCTCGCAGCTGCCCGCGTTGCAAACGACACTTGAGCAGCTCCGGCCGAAACTGGCAGCCTTGCCCAATTCAACGGTGTCAATGGAAACCAAGTCTAAGAGAGACGAGAGAAAGGAATATATCGAGAGCAGAATTCGCCTTCATCTGGAGCGAGCTGGTCAGCTTGCTATGGGCGACGATGGAAGCCCAGTGGTCGCAGGTCGCAGAATCGACATCAGAGAGGCCCACGCCCTTGAAAGCGTGGCAAACATGCTTACGCAAGACAAGTCTGTGTAA